One genomic window of Haloferax mediterranei ATCC 33500 includes the following:
- a CDS encoding archease translates to MCYTLREHTADVAVEAHGSTLGNVFAAVADGLTAAMCDELAETGDRFSFSVRAESREALLFDYLDQLIYERDVRGVLPAAHEATVRQTDDEWIVDASARGIPFADVDARDVKAVTYSEMRLEETGNGWEAYVVFDV, encoded by the coding sequence ATGTGCTACACACTTCGCGAACACACTGCCGACGTGGCAGTCGAAGCCCACGGGTCGACCCTCGGCAACGTCTTCGCCGCCGTCGCCGACGGTCTCACTGCCGCGATGTGCGACGAGTTAGCCGAGACAGGCGACCGATTTTCGTTTTCCGTTCGGGCGGAGAGTCGAGAAGCGCTGCTGTTTGACTACCTCGACCAACTCATCTACGAACGCGACGTGCGCGGCGTCCTCCCGGCCGCCCACGAGGCGACAGTGCGTCAGACAGACGACGAGTGGATTGTCGACGCCTCGGCACGGGGAATCCCCTTTGCCGACGTGGACGCCCGCGACGTGAAGGCCGTCACGTACTCCGAGATGCGACTCGAGGAGACCGGAAACGGGTGGGAAGCGTACGTCGTTTTCGACGTGTGA
- a CDS encoding GNAT family N-acetyltransferase, with translation MSVNVEMRVDAPGQKEYAEEAWDLKEQIRVDEGLLKQRRGFFMDAYRRSTTYLLFENDTLVAFASTRRDGYILFLAVSPDARGKGYAKRLVAEVAKEHPVVTCHARTTNQNALDFYENIGFTVRRRIENYYEDGGSAFYLRLGEEASLRERLSEFLLR, from the coding sequence GTGAGCGTCAACGTGGAGATGCGGGTCGACGCCCCCGGACAGAAGGAGTACGCCGAGGAGGCGTGGGACCTGAAAGAGCAAATTCGGGTCGATGAGGGTCTCCTGAAGCAACGACGAGGGTTCTTCATGGACGCCTACCGACGGTCGACGACGTATCTCCTCTTCGAAAACGACACGCTCGTCGCCTTCGCCTCGACACGACGTGACGGCTACATTCTCTTTCTCGCCGTCTCCCCCGACGCCCGCGGGAAGGGATACGCGAAGCGACTCGTCGCGGAAGTTGCCAAGGAGCATCCCGTCGTGACCTGTCACGCCCGCACGACGAATCAGAATGCCCTCGACTTCTACGAGAACATCGGCTTTACCGTCCGCCGCCGCATCGAGAACTACTACGAAGACGGCGGCTCCGCGTTCTATCTCCGACTCGGCGAGGAAGCGAGTCTCAGAGAGCGCCTCTCCGAATTCCTCCTTCGGTAG